A portion of the Pleuronectes platessa chromosome 15, fPlePla1.1, whole genome shotgun sequence genome contains these proteins:
- the si:dkey-183i3.6 gene encoding LAT2 domain-containing protein isoform X2 has protein sequence MLENTSVLAAVLSMVSVVSLSLLSVLCICCKRKTKVIREEDHTYDLQTFQRGGSIFAVMQSRPVTRTNQIPSTTLDIQEEPSQDAADDQSDYENIKHVVTAAHHTGRLEHTYVSPIPNAVYGNDMVQKDENDADQTMDEDDYENSEFLQQQEDDELDYVNESRVVHPRGTMPRKHH, from the exons ATGCTTGAAAACACCAGTGTGTTGGCTGCAGTCCTGAGTATGGTGTCAGTGGTGTCACTGAGTCTCCTGTCTGTTCTGTGTATCTGCTGTAAAAGGAAGACCA aGGTCATACGTGAGGAGGATCACACATATGACCTGCAGACATT TCAACGCGGGGGAAGTATTTTTGCGGTGATGCAGTCAAGACCAG TCACCAGAACCAATCAGATACCTTCAACCACACT tGATATTCAAGAGGAGCCATCACAAG ACGCAGCTGATGATCAGTCAGACTATGAAAATATCAAACACG TCGTCACAGCTGCACATCACACAGGAAGACTGGAACACACATATGT ATCTCCCATCCCGAACGCAGTTTATGGAAATGACATGGTCCAAAAAGATGAAAATG ATGCTGATCAAACAATGG ATGAGGACGACTATGAAAACTCTGAATTCCTGCAGCAACAAGAAGATG ATGAGCTCGATTATGTGAATGAAAGCCGGGTTGTGCACCCGAGGGGGACCATGCCCAGAAAACACCATTGA
- the pgk1 gene encoding phosphoglycerate kinase 1, whose protein sequence is MSLSNKLNLNTVDVKGKRVIMRVDFNVPMKDKQITNNQRIKAAVPTIKHCLDNGAKSVVLMSHLGRPDGNFVPEKYSLQVVAVELQTLLGKDVTFLKDCVGAEVEAACADPATGSVILLENLRFHVAEEGKGKDASGNKTKATQEQIDSFRASLSKLGDVYINDAFGTAHRAHSSMVGVNLPQKAAGFLMKKELDYFAMALEKPKRPFLAILGGAKVKDKIQLINNMLDKVDEMIIGGGMAFTFLKVLNNMEIGTSLYDEEGAGIVKDLMAKAEKNGVKITLPVDFVTAEKFDESATVGSATVAAGIPAGWMGLDCGPESIKANAEVVGRAKQIVWNGPVGVFEWDNFAKGTKSMMDKVVEVTKAGCITIIGGGDTATCCAKWDTEDKVSHVSTGGGASLELLEGKVLPGVDALSSA, encoded by the exons ATGAGTCTGTCCAACAAACTCAACCTGAACACGGTGGACGTGAAGGGGAAGCGCGTCATCATGAG GGTCGATTTCAACGTCCCCATGAAGGACAAGCAGATCACAAACAACCAGAG GATCAAGGCGGCCGTTCCCACCATCAAACACTGCCTGGACAACGGGGCCAAGTCCGTCGTGCTGATGAGCCACCTGGGACGCCCTGATGGAAACTTCGTCCCTGAGAAGTACTCCCTGCAGGTCGTCGCTGTCGAGCTCCAGACCCTGCTGGGAAA GGACGTGACCTTCCTGAAGGACTGTGTGGGAGCAGAAGTGGAAGCTGCCTGCGCTGACCCCGCCACCGGATCAGTTATCCTGCTGGAGAATCTCCGCTTCCACGTCGCTGAAGAGGGAAAAGGCAAGGATGCCTCAGGAAACAAG ACCAAGGCCACCCAGGAGCAGATTGATTCCTTCAGGGCATCTCTGTCCAAACTGGGAGACGTTTACATTAACGACGCCTTCGGCACAGCCCACAGAGCCCACAG ctCCATGGTGGGAGTGAATCTGCCCCAGAAGGCTGCTGGTTTCCTGATGAAGAAGGAGCTTGACTACTTTGCCATGGCTCTGGAGAAACCTAAGAGGCCCTTCCTTGCCATCCTCGGAGG AGCGAAGGTGAAAGATAAGATCCAGCTGATCAACAACATGTTGGATAAGGTCGATGAGATGATCATTGGCGGAGGCATGGCCTTCACCTTCCTCAAAGTCCTCAACAACATGGAG ATCGGTACATCCTTGTACGATGAGGAAGGGGCCGGCATTGTCAAAGACCTGATGGCCAAAGCTGAGAAGAACGGCGTCAAGATCACGCTGCCCGTCGACTTTGTCACCGCTGAGAAGTTTGACGAGAGCGCCACCGTTGGCTCTGCCACCGTCGCTGCAGGCATTCCCGCTGGCTGGATG GGTTTGGACTGTGGACCAGAGAGCATTAAGGCCAATGCAGAGGTGGTGGGCCGGGCCAAGCAGATTGTGTGGAACGGCCCAGTTGGTGTGTTTGAGTGGGACAACTTTGCCAAAGGGACGAAGAGCATGATGGACAAAGTGGTCGAGGTGACCAAGGCTGGGTGCATCACAATTATCG gtgGGGGCGACACTGCCACCTGCTGTGCCAAGTGGGACACAGAGGACAAGGTCAGCCATGTCAGCACCGGAGGCGGTGCCagcctggagctgctggagg GTAAAGTCCTGCCCGGCGTGGATGCCCTCAGCAGTGCCTAA
- the si:dkey-183i3.6 gene encoding LAT2 domain-containing protein isoform X1 codes for MLENTSVLAAVLSMVSVVSLSLLSVLCICCKRKTKVIREEDHTYDLQTFQRGGSIFAVMQSRPVTRTNQIPSTTLDIQEEPSQDAADDQSDYENIKHVVTAAHHTGRLEHTYVSPIPNAVYGNDMVQKDENDADQTMGVYENFFQSLPIIDDEDDYENSEFLQQQEDDELDYVNESRVVHPRGTMPRKHH; via the exons ATGCTTGAAAACACCAGTGTGTTGGCTGCAGTCCTGAGTATGGTGTCAGTGGTGTCACTGAGTCTCCTGTCTGTTCTGTGTATCTGCTGTAAAAGGAAGACCA aGGTCATACGTGAGGAGGATCACACATATGACCTGCAGACATT TCAACGCGGGGGAAGTATTTTTGCGGTGATGCAGTCAAGACCAG TCACCAGAACCAATCAGATACCTTCAACCACACT tGATATTCAAGAGGAGCCATCACAAG ACGCAGCTGATGATCAGTCAGACTATGAAAATATCAAACACG TCGTCACAGCTGCACATCACACAGGAAGACTGGAACACACATATGT ATCTCCCATCCCGAACGCAGTTTATGGAAATGACATGGTCCAAAAAGATGAAAATG ATGCTGATCAAACAATGGGTGTGTATGAAAACTTTTTCCAATCCTTGCCTATAATAGATG ATGAGGACGACTATGAAAACTCTGAATTCCTGCAGCAACAAGAAGATG ATGAGCTCGATTATGTGAATGAAAGCCGGGTTGTGCACCCGAGGGGGACCATGCCCAGAAAACACCATTGA